The following coding sequences lie in one Zingiber officinale cultivar Zhangliang chromosome 2B, Zo_v1.1, whole genome shotgun sequence genomic window:
- the LOC122046477 gene encoding carboxyvinyl-carboxyphosphonate phosphorylmutase, chloroplastic-like translates to MASSTMTTATARCLPPSTETRKTRMHRLIEDEGIVLMPGIFDALSASVLQALGFKAGFVSGYAVSASRLGMPDIGLLTPPEMADAARAICAAAPNVAFIVDADTGGGNALNVQRTVKDIIGTGAAGLFLEDQVWPKKCGHMQGKQVIPAEEHAAKIAAAREAIGDADFFLIARTDARATSGGLNEAIKRANLYIEAGADACFVEAPRSDDELREVCKSTKGLRAANMLEGGFTPLHTPQELKEMGFHLIVHSTTAVYASARALLDILKVMKTDGTSRDNLHKLTTFEEFNSLIGLKKYNETGARFEKFKVPSN, encoded by the exons ATGGCGAGCTCCACGATGACCACAGCGACAGCACGGTGCTTGCCGCCCTCCACCGAAACTAGGAAGACGCGAATGCACCGTCTCATCGAGGACGAGGGCATCGTGCTAATGCCGGGGATCTTCGACGCCCTCTCCGCCTCCGTGCTCCAGGCCTTGGGCTTCAAGGCCGGCTTCGTCTCTGGCTACGCCGTTTCCGCCTCCCGTCTTGGCATGCCCGACATCGGCCTCCTCAC gCCGCCGGAGATGGCCGACGCTGCCCGGGCAATTTGCGCTGCCGCTCCTAATGTTGCATTTATTGTTGACGCCG ACACAGGAGGTGGTAATGCACTCAACGTTCAGAGGACTGTTAAAGACATAATTGGTACTGGTGCTGCTGGTTTGTTCCTTGAG GATCAAGTTTGGCCAAAGAAGTGTG GACATATGCAAGGAAAACAG GTGATACCGGCTGAAGAACATGCAGCAAAAATAGCCGCTGCACGAGAAGCGATCGGTGATGCTGACTTCTTTCTTATTGCGCGGACGGATGCTCGTGCAACTTCTGGGGGTCTGAATGAAGCCATTAAACGGGCAAACCTCTACATTGAG GCAGGAGCAGATGCCTGCTTCGTCGAGGCGCCTCGAAGTGACGACGAACTGAGAGAGGTCTGCAAGAGTACCAAGGGTTTAAGAGCAGCAAACATGCTTGAAGGGGGGTTCACACCTTTGCACACCCCCCAGGAGCTCAAGGAGATGGGCTTCCATCTCATTGTGCACTCGACCACGGCTGTTTATGCTTCTGCTCGGGCCTTACTTGACATCCTTAAAGTAATGAAGACAGATGGAACCAGCAGGGATAATCTCCACAAGCTTACCACCTTTGAGGAGTTCAACAGTTTGATTGGATTGAAGAAATACAACGAGACTGGCGCTcgatttgaaaagttcaaagttCCTTCCAATTGA
- the LOC122046478 gene encoding protein FAR1-RELATED SEQUENCE 5-like, producing MEELALSDPVAEAAGEANWLPKIDMEFKTDEDAYQFYNNYAKISGFSVRKAWINRRASGVVISRTYVCYKEGFQGNKRDDSDVKKPRQNERTGCLAHLTIKLTDRGSYRISEFHPMHNHELVAPTISHTLKSHRAPKKSRSAVTGVMASQKAKIEYLVRQAGGYKKVTFFSIEDAANKSWAPKVDMEFENDEKAYQFYNDYAKRIGFDVRKAWINRKSSGVIISRTYVCYKQGFHGNKKNGNQVQQHRMRSSERTGCHARMTIKLAKNGRYRVSEFHPYHNHELVNARTAHTLKSHRTVNRVQCTEAAEDSKMEPKVKDECLNQLIVSEQSNLPSSLCRNYLHAKRKVVPKVGDVGAMLQYMQQRQVDDPAFYYSIQLDKEDQLTCFFWRDGRSAVDYQYFGDVVCFDTSYKIDNYGRPMSIFYGVNHHKQLVVFGAALVYDDTEESFKWLFENFKSAMNEMVPSVVLTDQDVAITKALDLVWPGTQHLTCVWHVYQNATKYLAQVFQGSRTFASDFRKCLYDCEDVQEFVSEWIKMLEKYELKDNVWLKKLFDDRDNWSVACRRDMFCADMSSIQCVESLNAMLKEHLRLENDLTQFLEQYERMLYERRYAELTADYHAIESNSIVASSRMLRQAANIYTPAVFDMFQKEFELSFDCMVYNSGMVETTYEYKVTSEGSLKVHLVRFNPLDSTLSCSCKKFEFVGIQCRHVMKALDVTNIKELPPKYFLKRWRKDAKVVSLRDLRGLATYNELKSAKVKRFRSLCHIFGVVATKASETIEGYRFIENQSDQLLANVYAILQTRPEEPQFGEI from the coding sequence ATGGAAGAGTTAGCATTGAGTGATCCTGTTGCGGAGGCTGCTGGAGAAGCCAATTGGCTGCCGAAAATAGATATGGAATTCAAGACGGATGAGGACGCATATCAATTTTACAACAATTACGCTAAGATATCAGGATTCAGCGTTCGGAAAGCTTGGATTAATCGCCGTGCTTCAGGAGTTGTTATATCGAGGACGTACGTCTGCTACAAAGAAGGTTTTCAAGGGAACAAGAGAGATGACAGCGATGTGAAGAAACCCAGGCAAAATGAGCGAACTGGTTGCCTTGCTCATTTGACTATCAAACTTACTGATAGAGGGAGCTACAGGATTAGTGAGTTCCACCCAATGCACAATCATGAGCTTGTAGCACCTACTATATCTCACACGTTAAAGTCCCACAGAGCTCCAAAAAAGTCACGTTCTGCAGTTACCGGAGTGATGGCATCGCAGAAGGCGAAGATCGAATATTTGGTCAGGCAAGCTGGAGGATACAAAAAAGTCACATTTTTCTCCATCGAAGATGCTGCTAACAAGAGTTGGGCACCAAAAGTCGACATGGAGTTTGAGAATGATGAGAAGGCTTATCAATTCTATAATGACTATGCCAAAAGAATTGGATTTGATGTAAGAAAGGCTTGGATTAACCGTAAATCTTCAGGTGTGATCATATCCAGGACATATGTTTGCTATAAACAAGGATTTCATGGGAACAAGAAGAATGGGAATCAGGTGCAACAACATCGCATGCGATCTAGCGAGAGAACAGGTTGTCATGCTCGTATGACCATCAAACTTGCTAAGAATGGTCGATATCGGGTGAGTGAATTTCACCCATACCACAACCATGAGTTGGTAAATGCACGAACAGCTCACACTTTAAAATCACACAGAACTGTTAATAGGGTTCAGTGTACTGAAGCAGCAGAGGACTCCAAAATGGAACCAAAAGTTAAAGATGAGTGCTTGAATCAACTAATTGTCAGTGAACAGAGCAATCTTCCTTCTTCCCTCTGTCGGAATTACTTACATGCTAAGCGTAAGGTTGTTCCAAAGGTAGGAGATGTAGGAGCCATGTTGCAGTACATGCAACAAAGACAAGTTGATGATCCAGCATTTTATTATTCCATACAGCTTGATAAAGAAGATCAGCTAACATGTTTTTTCTGGAGGGATGGGAGATCTGCTGTTGATTATCAATACTTTGGTGATGTAGTCTGTTTTGATACATCATATAAGATAGATAATTACGGGAGACCCATGTCAATATTCTATGGTGTGAATCATCATAAGCAACTTGTTGTTTTTGGTGCAGCATTGGTTTATGATGATACTGAAGAATCTTTCAAATGGTTGTTTGAGAATTTCAAGAGTGCTATGAATGAAATGGTTCCGAGTGTGGTCCTGACAGATCAAGATGTTGCAATTACTAAAGCTCTTGATCTAGTTTGGCCTGGTACACAACACCTAACATGTGTATGGCATGTGTACCAAAATGCAACAAAATACCTGGCTCAGGTTTTTCAAGGTTCGAGGACATTTGCATCTGATTTTCGCAAATGTCTCTATGATTGTGAGGATGTTCAAGAGTTTGTCTCAGAATGGATAAAGATGCTGGAAAAGTATGAGCTCAAAGATAATGTATGGCTGAAGAAATTATTTGATGATAGGGACAATTGGTCAGTGGCATGTCGACGAGATATGTTCTGTGCAGACATGAGTAGCATTCAATGTGTGGAAAGCTTGAATGCCATGCTAAAGGAACACCTGAGACTAGAAAATGATCTCACACAATTCCTTGAACAATATGAAAGAATGTTATATGAGCGAAGATATGCAGAATTAACAGCTGACTATCATGCTATTGAGAGTAACTCGATAGTAGCTTCTTCAAGAATGTTGAGACAAGCTGCAAATATATATACACCAGCAGTCTTTGACATGTTTCAAAAGGAGTTTGAGTTGTCTTTTGATTGCATGGTATATAATTCTGGTATGGTAGAGACAACCTATGAATACAAGGTTACATCAGAGGGAAGCCTGAAGGTTCATTTGGTAAGATTTAACCCTCTTGATAGCACACTGTCATGCAGTTGTAAAAAATTTGAGTTTGTGGGCATCCAATGTCGTCATGTGATGAAAGCACTTGATGTTACAAATATCAAAGAGCTTCCACCAAAATATTTCTTAAAGAGGTGGAGGAAAGATGCCAAAGTTGTCTCCTTGAGAGACTTGCGTGGGCTTGCCACTTATAATGAACTTAAGTCAGCCAAAGTCAAACGCTTCAGATCCCTGTGTCATATTTTTGGTGTAGTTGCAACAAAGGCTTCTGAGACCATCGAGGGATACAGATTTATTGAAAACCAATCAGATCAGTTGTTGGCCAATGTGTATGCAATTTTACAAACAAGACCAGAAGAACCACAATTTGGTGAAATATAA